CGATGGGCCGAGAGTGCGACAAGTACGCGCTGTCGATCTGTTCCTGCGACGCTGATCATCTGCTCGTATACGAACGGCCATCACGTCGCTAGTACGCGGTGGGTTTCACGTGAAACAGGGCCGCATGACGGGAGGATGGCGAGATGAACGTCCACCGTGACCACGGTGGCCCTCGGAGATCCCTGAGGCATCACACCAGATGTTCCGGCAGTGGCTCTTTGGTTTCACGTGAAACCGGCGCCCTTGTTTCACGTGAAACGGGCGCCAACAGACGCCTCTCGGACTATGAGGTCCGACGGGCGCTGCCCCGGACCTCGCGGAACTCACCCCCTAAGCTCCACGTGGCGTTAGCGTCGAGCTGCACGATGGGCCATTCTCGTGTCACGACAGGCCCGTCTCAGACGCAGTCCGTGACCTCCTCCGCGGTCCCCTGCGTGGCAGGCCAGACTCGACACCGCTGGTGTCACGTGCACGACAAGCATCGACCGCTGGTTTCACGTGGAACACAAGGAGCGCGCGCCCTCGGAGCCACCTATAGCCAGCCGTGACATGGAGGGGCGTAAGCCACGGCGGAGCGGTCCTGAGCGGTCGCGAATAGTGGCGCGGGCGACGAGTCAGTGATCTGTGGAAACGCGAAGGTGCACGTCGGACGGGAGTCGATCCGGCCCGGTGTCAGCCAAGCCCTCCCTCGCGGCGCTGTTTCACGTGAAACCTCGACGACAACGGGCATGAGATCGCGCAGCCGCGGGCTGCGCACGCGCACTGGCACGCGCCCCGAAGCAGCTGAGGCGGCCCCCATCGACCCGGTCCAGCCCCCGAGGTGCCTGCCGGCCACCATGAGCCGCCGCGCACACATCTAGCCCCCGTGGAGACACAGGTGAGCAGACCGAACGGGGTACCCGTTCGCCACGAGGACGTTTCACGTGGAACATCGCCATGGCCACGTACCTCCCGGAACCAACAGCGCCTGCGTCAACGTTTCGCGTCCGCACGACCTGCACTCGTCGCAGTGTCACGCTGCGGCACTTCAGTCTGGATTCCTGGACCTGAACGGTCCACAAGTCCACACCTAACGCCGCAGTCACGCGGGCCGGGACCCGGTGACCTCGACACCCTCGCGGAACCCGCCTTCTGCGGAACCCAGCTCTCGCGCAGAAGTCGGCTCTCGCGCGAAACTCCGCTCTCGCGCGAAACTCCGCTCTCGCGCGGAAGTTGGCTCTCGCGGGGGGTGTGCGGCGCCCGCAGGGGCGCTGGCCTTTTTGCGCGGATCGCGGCCGGCCCGGGGAGCTCAGGCGGGCTGGCGTTCGGCGGTGACGACGCGGGTGGGGTCGTCGGTGCCGGGCACGAGCACCTCATGGACCCGGGCGTCGCGCAGCCGGTACTTGCGCAGAGCCTTCGCGGCCTCGTCGATCTCCAGGGCAGCGCGCTCACCCTTGAGCGCGACGAGCGAGCCCCCAGGGGCGATGAGCGGGGCTACCCAGGGGATGAGCTTCTTCAGCGCCGCTACCGCGCGGGCGCTGACCACGTCGAACTCGCGCGCGCCGTGAAGCTCCTCGGCACGGGCCCGCTCGACGGTGACGTTCTCGATCGACAGCTCCGACGCGACGTCGTGCAGCCAGGCGACTCGTCGCTCCATCGGTTCGATGAGCGTGACCTCGAGGTCCGGTCGCATGAGTGCGACGACGACCCCGGGGAAGCCCGCGCCCGACCCGACGTCGCCGAAGGTCGCACCGTGGGGGACGAAGCCGGCCACGGCACTGGAGTTCAGCAGGTGCCTGCTCCACAGGCGGGGCAGCTCCCGAGGTCCGATGAGACCTCGCAGCTCTCCCTCCCGGACGAGGAGGTCGGCGAACGCCTCGAGCCGAGGCCACGCCTCGCCGAACACTCCCGCAGCCTCGGCCGGCGCCTGCTCGACGGCGCCGGCCCCGCTCTCCTCGGAGGACACTCTTATCTACACCTGTAGACTACTGCTCGCTGATGACGACGTGGCGGTGGGGCTCCACCCCGGCCGAGTCGCTCACCAGGCCGGCAGCTGCGACGGCGTCGTGCACGACCTTGCGCTCGAAGGGGTTCATCGGGTCGAGCGCGACCGACGCCGCCCCCGCCTTGACCTTGGCGATCGCCTCCTGGGCGATCGCGGTGAGCGCGACCTTGCGCCGACGCCGGAAACCGGCGATGTCGAGCATGAGACGGCTGCGCTCACCGGTCCGCGCCTGCACGGCGAGGCGGGTCAGCTCCTGGAGGGCGTCGAGGACCTCGCCGTCCTTGCCGACGAGCCGCTTGAGGGCACGGTCCTCGCTGTCCTCGTTGACGATCTCCACCGACGCGCGGCCGTGGTCGATGGACAGGTCGATGTCGCCGTCGAGGTCGGCGATGTCGAGCAGCTCCTCGAGGTAGTCCGCCGCGATCTCGCCCTCCTCCTCGAGCCGCTTCACGGTCGTGGAGACCTTGGTCGCCTCGGGACGTGCGTCGGCCTCCTGCTCGGCAGTCGTCTCCTCCGCCGCGGGAACCACGTCTTGCTCGCTCACGAGTTGATCCTTCTCTCTCAGCCCGACGACCCGGGCACTGTCAGGTCTGGTCTACTTGCCGGACTTGCCCGGCTTGTTGCGCCCCCGGCGCTCGAGCTCGGCTCGCCGCTGAGCCGCTCGCTGCGCGTGCCGTTCGGCTGCGCGCTCCTGGGGCGTCTTCTTCTTGGCGCCGTTCGCCCCGCCGCCGGCGGTGCCGGACGTCGTCTTCCCGGCCGTGGCCTCGTCCACCACGGACTCCGTGGCCGCCGAGTCCGCGCTCGTCGCCGAGGCAGCACTCGCACCCGTCGCGCCGGACGGCCTCGCCGTGGCCCCAGCGGGCCCGCTCTTCTTCGCGCGGTCCTTGCGCTTGGGCTGGACGCGCTGGCCCTTCTGGACGGGCCGCTCCGGCTCGGCGGGCTCGGGCAGCAGCTGCTCCACGGGCACGCCCTTGCGGGCGGCCTTGCGCTCGAGCTTGGCCCGCTCGCGCTCCTTGAACTTCTTCTCGGCCTCGGAGCCGGGCGCCGGCATCTTGCGGATCGTGTAGAACTGCTGGCCCATCGTCCACAGGTTCGTCGTGAGCCAGTAGACGAGCACACCGATCGGGAAGTAGACGCCGGAGAAGGCGAAGACGAGCGGCAGGATGTACATGAGCATCCGCTGCTGCTTGGCCATCGGGTTGTCCAGCGCGCTCTGCGGCATGTTCTTCATCGTCAGCTGCCGCTGCGTGGTGAACGTCGTCACCGACATGAGGATGATCATGACGATCGCGAGGACCCGGACGTTCATCGTCGACGCGGTGAGGAACGTGTCCGACAGCTGTGCCCCGAGCAGGGTCGAGTCCTGGAACTGGGCCGCCGTCGAGGCGTCGATCGGTCCGAGGGGCTGCCCCTCGCGGTAGGTGCCGTCGGCGATCTGGGGCATCGAGTAGAGCACCCGGAACAGCGCGAAGAAGATCGGGGACTGCGCGAGGATCGGCAGGCAGGAGGAGAACGGGTTGGTCCCGTGCTTCTGGTAGAGCGCCATCATCTCCGCCTGCATCTGCTGGCGGGACGCGGGGTCGTTCTTCCCCTTGTACTTCTTCTGCAGCTTCTGCATGTCGGGCTGCAGCATCTGCATCCCGCGCGAGGCCTTGATCTGCTTGAAGAACAGCGGGATCAGGAGGATGCGCATGATGACCGTGAGGCCGACGATGGCCAGCGCCCACGACCAGCCGCTCGACGGGTCCAGC
Above is a genomic segment from Georgenia wutianyii containing:
- the rsmG gene encoding 16S rRNA (guanine(527)-N(7))-methyltransferase RsmG gives rise to the protein MSSEESGAGAVEQAPAEAAGVFGEAWPRLEAFADLLVREGELRGLIGPRELPRLWSRHLLNSSAVAGFVPHGATFGDVGSGAGFPGVVVALMRPDLEVTLIEPMERRVAWLHDVASELSIENVTVERARAEELHGAREFDVVSARAVAALKKLIPWVAPLIAPGGSLVALKGERAALEIDEAAKALRKYRLRDARVHEVLVPGTDDPTRVVTAERQPA
- a CDS encoding Jag family protein; this encodes MSEQDVVPAAEETTAEQEADARPEATKVSTTVKRLEEEGEIAADYLEELLDIADLDGDIDLSIDHGRASVEIVNEDSEDRALKRLVGKDGEVLDALQELTRLAVQARTGERSRLMLDIAGFRRRRKVALTAIAQEAIAKVKAGAASVALDPMNPFERKVVHDAVAAAGLVSDSAGVEPHRHVVISEQ
- the yidC gene encoding membrane protein insertase YidC, with product MGFFDTILYPIKWVVAWILYLFHEFWTAVGLDPSSGWSWALAIVGLTVIMRILLIPLFFKQIKASRGMQMLQPDMQKLQKKYKGKNDPASRQQMQAEMMALYQKHGTNPFSSCLPILAQSPIFFALFRVLYSMPQIADGTYREGQPLGPIDASTAAQFQDSTLLGAQLSDTFLTASTMNVRVLAIVMIILMSVTTFTTQRQLTMKNMPQSALDNPMAKQQRMLMYILPLVFAFSGVYFPIGVLVYWLTTNLWTMGQQFYTIRKMPAPGSEAEKKFKERERAKLERKAARKGVPVEQLLPEPAEPERPVQKGQRVQPKRKDRAKKSGPAGATARPSGATGASAASATSADSAATESVVDEATAGKTTSGTAGGGANGAKKKTPQERAAERHAQRAAQRRAELERRGRNKPGKSGK